The genomic region CCGGCGTGGGTTTCTTACAGTGCGGTATTTGTTTATATTGCGTCGAACGTCGCGCTCTATTTTTTTCCCGAAGAACGCTTCGCCTCCTGGTCATTCTAGGAAGCTGTATTATCGAAAACGCCAAGTTGCGCGCCGTGGTCTCCGTTGCGGCGCCGTTCTTTTATTCGGTATTGCTATTTTCTTCCTTGGATAACGTTCAACCCAATGTCTTCCTGCGCCTACCGTTCTTATTTGTCGTATCTTTATTCTACGGGTACTTCACCCAATTCATCCGAAGGGAAAAGACTCTGAGACAAGAAGAGGAGTTGCGCGACCGCGGCCGTAAAGAAGTTCTCAATATCGTGTCACATGAGTTTCGCACTCCACTCAATGTGATTTCCGGCTACGCCCAAGCGATCCAGGATAAAACCTGGGGAGAGGTCACGCCCGGCCAAAATGAAGCGCTAGGCAAGATCTCCCGTCAATCGGATCATCTCATGGATATCGTCAATGCGGTCTTGGACATCACCCGGATCGAAACCGGCGAGCTGTCGCTTGAGCGCGAAGAGTTGCCACTGTCAGATTATCTGAATGAAGTCAGCCGGAAATACGTTCCGCTACAAAATTCGGTGGCGCTTCAGTGGGTGATTCCCAACAGTCTACCGAAGGTCAATGCGGATAAGTTGAAATTGACCATCATCTTACAAAACCTAATCAACAATGCGCTCAAGTTTACCGAGCAGGGCAATGTCTCGGTGACCGCGCGGGTGAATGGAGCGAAACAACTCGTTGAAATCGAAGTCAAAGATAGCGGTATTGGAATTCCCAAGGAAGCCCACGCTCTGGTCTTTGAAAAGTTTCAGCAGGCCGACCCGTCGAGCACGCGAATCCACGGTGGTATCGGCCTCGGCCTTTATATTGTCAAGGTGTTCACCGAATTGCTCGGCGGAACCATCAGCCTTGAGAGCGAACCCGAGAAAGGCTCGACGTTTACGCTTTCCCTGCCCGCGGTTTCAGCGAGAATAGCATAATAACAGCGTATCCGACCTGGGTAACATCGCTGCGAAGTCAAAGTATCCAAGCTCTCGAATATATTTGCTCTCCACTGACACGATCACTCGTAACTCATAGCGCCGCGCGGCAGCAGCACGCGGATCTCGGTCGGCAGCGGCAGCGCGTCCTTGCTCACCGTTAAAGTGTCGGTCTTGAGAATCTGCGTGCGCATGCCTGCGATGAATTGTTTGATCAGGTAGGGACTGTCGCGATGGTGCATCGGGATGGCGATCTTGGGTTTGAGCTGGGTTAAAACTTCGCGCGCCAAGTCCGGCCCCATGGTGCGGCCGCCGCCGATGGGCGTGAGCGCAATGTCGACTTTGCCGAAGGATTTGATCTGTTGCTCGTTTAACTTCTGGCTCAAATCGCCGAGGTGGGCGATGCACAAGGTGCCGAGGTCGTAGACAAACGCCGAACCTTGGATTCCCTGGACGAACTCGGCGTTCTGATGAATCGGCACGTTGTAAATCAACGTGTCTTTGACCGTAGTGCTGACCATGTTCCAATCGGCGCCGTAGTTTTTTAGGCCGCGCAAAATCAGCGGATTGCCGCGCACGATCTGCACGGCGTTATGATTGAACATTTCTTTGCCGACGGTGACGACATCGGCAGTGATGTTGGGAGTGGGATACCACCCCGGCCCCAACGGATCGGCGGCGATGCGCGTGCCTTTGTTCGTCGTGATCAAAAAATAGTTGTGGCCGAAGTATTGAATCGTCGCATCGACATTGGCCGCGTGGGCAAGCGAAGTGAAACCGCGCGCGACATCCGGATCGCGGCAGGAAGAATGGGCAGATGAGATAACCGAGAGCAGCAAGCTGACGACAGCAGCCGCGCTGAAGATGAACCGACGGATTTGATTTTCACGAAAGCGCGTCATGATTATCC from Deltaproteobacteria bacterium harbors:
- a CDS encoding HAMP domain-containing histidine kinase — its product is MHLSLVVSVGGSRAGVGFLQCGICLYCVERRALFFSRRTLRLLVILGSCIIENAKLRAVVSVAAPFFYSVLLFSSLDNVQPNVFLRLPFLFVVSLFYGYFTQFIRREKTLRQEEELRDRGRKEVLNIVSHEFRTPLNVISGYAQAIQDKTWGEVTPGQNEALGKISRQSDHLMDIVNAVLDITRIETGELSLEREELPLSDYLNEVSRKYVPLQNSVALQWVIPNSLPKVNADKLKLTIILQNLINNALKFTEQGNVSVTARVNGAKQLVEIEVKDSGIGIPKEAHALVFEKFQQADPSSTRIHGGIGLGLYIVKVFTELLGGTISLESEPEKGSTFTLSLPAVSARIA